The Episyrphus balteatus chromosome 4, idEpiBalt1.1, whole genome shotgun sequence genome includes a window with the following:
- the LOC129918629 gene encoding 4-hydroxyphenylpyruvate dioxygenase, producing MTSYTDKGPKPSAGTFLSFDHITFYVGNAKQAASYYTTRLGFEPLGYQGLETGSRNYAKHAVKQNKITFVFVSSYLPNDSEHGEHLVRHGDGVKDIAFEVEQLDEIVQYAKQRGAKIIRDIWEESDENGTVRFATLQTYGDTHHTLVDRKHYSGPFLPGYKASKPDPLLHLLPPIKLNFIDHVVGNQPDLQMEAVAKWYEQMLQFHRFWSVDDSQIHTEYSSLRSIVMSNYEETVKIPINEPANGKKKSQIQEFVDYYGGAGVQHIALNTDDIVGAIRNLRARGMEFLSVPNSYYELLKKQLQSSSTKIKENMDVLQELNILIDYDENGYLLQIFTKNMQDRPTLFIEVIQRHNHNGFGAGNFKALFSAIEIEQERRGNL from the exons ATG ACCTCTTATACTGACAAGGGCCCTAAG CCAAGTGCTGGAACATTCCTTAGCTTTGATCATATAACATTTTATGTGGGAAATGCCAAACAAGCTGCCAGCTATTATACCACCCGATTAGGATTTGAGCCATTAGGATATCAAGGATTAGAAACCGGAAGCCGTAACTATGCCAAACATGCtgttaaacaaaataaa attacttttgtttttgtatcatcATATCTTCCAAATGATTCGGAACATGGCGAGCATTTAGTTAGACATGGAGATGGTGTTAAGGACATTGCTTTTGAAGTCGAACAACTTGATGAAATTGTACAA TATGCAAAACAAAGAGGTGCTAAAATTATCCGTGATATTTGGGAGGAAAGTGATGAAAATGGAACTGTACGATTTGCTACTTTACAAACG TACGGTGATACCCATCATACCCTAGTCGATCGCAAACACTACAGTGGTCCATTTTTGCCCGGCTACAAGGCATCTAAACCAGATCCACTATTACATTTACTCCCTCCAATAAAACTTAACTTTATCGATCATGTTGTTGGAAATCAACCAGATCTTCAAATGGAAGCAGTTGCCAAATGGTACGAACAAATGTTACAATTCCATCGTTTTTGGTCCGTCGATGATTCACAAATCCATACAGAATATTCATCGTTACGTTCAATTGTCATGAGTAACTATGAAGAAACTGTTAAAATACCTATCAATGAACCAGCAAATGGTAAAAAGAAATCACAAATTCAGGAATTTGTTGATTATTATGGTGGAGCTGGTGTCCAACATATTGCTTTAAATACTGATGATATTGTTGGAGCTATACGTAATTTGAGGGCACGCGGTATGGAGTTTTTGTCGGTGCCAAATAGTTATTATGAACTAttgaaaaaacaacttcaaagtAGTAGTACAAAGATTAAGGAAAATATGGATGTTTTGCAGGAATTGAATATTTTGATTGATTATGATGAAAATGGATATCTTTTGCAGATATTTACGAAAAATATGCAAGATAGACCGACACTTTTTATTGAAGTTATTCAGCGACATAATCATAAT ggttTTGGTGCCGGAAATTTCAAGGCCTTGTTTTCAGCAATAGAAATTGAGCAAGAAAGGAGAGGCAATTTGTAA